Proteins found in one Bacteroidota bacterium genomic segment:
- a CDS encoding sigma-54 dependent transcriptional regulator — MNNYNILFLSLNGELSSTLASKLHRTGISIKNFTSIQKVEEELASKQYRVCIARCDSVDDNLLKLTQFIKQQKLPVELIVSSKTGFIEDAIRVIKSGATDFVVGDLFDPRLVEAILKGLTNYGGYSTETDSENDKAYYESGVALIGQSSAICEIRSAVSLVAKSQTNVLITGESGTGKEVIAKHLHLYSDRAAKPFVALNCASIPKDIIENELFGHEKGAFTGALQKKLGAFEIADNGTLLFDEIGEMSLDTQAKLLRAIETQKFRRLGGKEEIKVDVRIIAATNRNITEALQSKELREDLYYRLSVIEIYIPPLRERKEDLPLLVDYFLKMFAKKYNKFIHKFSDETSGLLFAYDWPGNVRELKNIVERALVICPTEVISSHYLPKKLQKPAQNRESINIPIGCSTQEAERMIILQTLASTGNNKAKAAKILGVSRKTLHNKLAIIQQTGRER; from the coding sequence TTGAATAATTATAACATACTTTTTTTATCGTTGAACGGTGAGTTGAGTTCAACTTTAGCTTCAAAGTTGCATCGAACTGGTATCTCTATTAAAAATTTTACATCTATTCAAAAAGTAGAAGAGGAATTAGCATCAAAACAATACCGTGTGTGCATTGCACGTTGTGATAGTGTGGATGATAATTTATTAAAATTAACTCAATTTATTAAACAACAAAAACTACCAGTCGAACTCATAGTAAGCTCTAAAACTGGTTTCATCGAAGATGCAATTCGTGTTATCAAATCGGGCGCAACTGATTTTGTAGTGGGAGACTTGTTCGATCCAAGATTAGTAGAAGCAATATTAAAAGGATTAACAAATTATGGTGGATATTCTACTGAAACAGATTCTGAAAACGATAAAGCATATTATGAATCTGGCGTAGCACTTATTGGACAAAGTTCTGCGATTTGCGAAATCCGTTCAGCAGTTTCTTTGGTTGCGAAATCACAAACAAACGTTTTGATAACCGGTGAAAGCGGAACAGGAAAAGAAGTTATCGCTAAACATTTACATTTATACAGCGATAGAGCAGCAAAACCATTTGTCGCACTGAATTGTGCGAGTATTCCTAAAGATATTATCGAAAATGAATTATTCGGACATGAGAAAGGCGCGTTTACAGGTGCTTTGCAGAAAAAACTTGGAGCCTTCGAAATAGCTGATAACGGAACTCTTCTGTTTGATGAAATTGGAGAGATGAGTTTAGATACGCAAGCAAAATTACTCCGAGCAATTGAAACTCAAAAATTTAGAAGACTTGGTGGTAAAGAAGAAATTAAAGTTGACGTCCGGATAATCGCAGCTACAAATAGGAACATTACAGAAGCTCTCCAATCGAAAGAACTTCGCGAAGATCTGTACTATCGACTAAGCGTTATCGAAATTTATATCCCCCCATTGCGGGAGAGAAAAGAAGACCTTCCGTTACTTGTTGATTATTTCTTAAAAATGTTTGCAAAAAAGTATAATAAATTTATTCATAAATTTTCAGACGAAACATCGGGGCTATTATTTGCCTATGACTGGCCAGGGAACGTAAGAGAATTAAAAAATATTGTTGAACGAGCGTTGGTGATTTGTCCGACTGAAGTTATCAGTTCACATTATTTGCCTAAAAAATTACAAAAACCAGCACAAAATCGAGAATCAATTAATATTCCGATCGGCTGTTCAACACAAGAAGCTGAACGGATGATAATTTTACAAACACTTGCATCCACGGGAAATAATAAAGCTAAAGCTGCAAAAATTTTAGGAGTCAGCCGGAAAACACTCCACAACAAATTAGCAATTATCCAACAAACAGGACGAGAGAGATAA
- a CDS encoding glycosyl hydrolase family 18 protein, translated as MNRLIIQIMFLIILTLLPSSYFQAQEKFWVSAYLPSWELHMGAWPNPSNYGQLPIANIDWTAFTHVIMFAASANTNGTLSYGNLLPSRRKPFNIIARSNGRPVILAIGGAGGEGWGEACSPTNINTFLKNVLAELDTSQYDGLDLDIEPFRNTGTINDTTRIGPFIRRLYDSLQVRSQYLDPTKKPLLTTAILPGWAGEWWAKHEHLFDQINIMTYDMAQSLGWGVDRTWHNNAIYGPQPPTGTNLYYTSIQTRWLDQMYKRGGKNRSKYGIGIDFNGTLYRGGTVLNDVLKGVHEPKQRWVVTPTFTWDYDFDVMFATYLDTATAATKRYDTEAQAAYLSILSNDGNPANEVKVSYTDSTQIHRIIQYARDSSMGGVILWNIGEAYLPSKYPNRDRMLQFVKKAVGPKPSNVTNPKIKGQIFFDKNSNGVRDTNEPGVAGWKVYLRGSDTIDFLTDAMGIYSFDSLTTGSYTVSLESKPPWQLTLPISSGTYNVSITTTTDSIVCNFGLFANDVTEVILSGGWNLVSLPVKLQDINAKNVFPTAISSLFGFTGSYSVVNTLEYGKGYFAKFNSPQNLLFAGDTFLIDTVEVNAGWNLIGSVSREVPVSNILISPPGNVVSDFWYLNQEYQKTDRIKPGYGYWVKFSQPGLIIFNANTF; from the coding sequence ATGAATAGATTAATAATTCAAATAATGTTTTTAATTATCCTTACCTTACTTCCCAGTTCATATTTCCAAGCTCAGGAAAAATTTTGGGTAAGTGCCTATTTACCTTCTTGGGAACTTCATATGGGAGCATGGCCTAATCCATCAAATTATGGACAGTTACCAATTGCAAACATTGATTGGACTGCCTTTACACACGTTATTATGTTTGCAGCAAGTGCTAATACGAATGGGACTTTGAGTTATGGTAATTTGTTACCATCAAGAAGAAAACCGTTTAATATAATTGCACGTTCTAACGGCAGACCTGTCATATTAGCTATCGGAGGAGCCGGTGGAGAAGGTTGGGGCGAAGCTTGCAGTCCGACAAACATTAATACTTTTTTAAAAAATGTTTTAGCTGAATTAGATACAAGTCAATACGATGGACTTGATTTGGATATTGAACCGTTTAGAAATACCGGCACTATTAATGATACGACTCGTATCGGTCCCTTCATTCGCAGACTATACGATTCACTTCAAGTTAGAAGTCAGTATCTCGACCCGACAAAAAAGCCATTATTGACTACAGCCATATTGCCTGGATGGGCTGGGGAGTGGTGGGCTAAACACGAGCATTTATTTGACCAGATCAATATAATGACTTATGATATGGCACAATCTTTAGGCTGGGGTGTAGATAGAACCTGGCATAATAACGCAATATATGGTCCACAACCTCCTACAGGAACTAACCTTTATTACACATCCATCCAAACACGTTGGTTAGACCAAATGTATAAAAGGGGTGGGAAGAATAGAAGTAAATACGGCATTGGAATTGATTTTAACGGGACGTTATATCGAGGTGGAACTGTCTTGAACGATGTTTTAAAAGGTGTTCACGAACCGAAACAAAGATGGGTAGTAACCCCGACATTTACGTGGGATTATGATTTTGATGTTATGTTTGCGACATATTTAGATACAGCAACTGCTGCTACAAAGCGATACGATACAGAAGCACAGGCGGCATATTTAAGTATATTATCGAACGATGGCAATCCCGCAAACGAAGTAAAGGTAAGTTATACAGATTCAACCCAGATACATCGCATTATCCAATATGCGAGAGATTCGAGTATGGGTGGTGTAATTTTATGGAATATCGGCGAGGCATATCTTCCAAGCAAATATCCTAATAGGGACAGAATGCTTCAGTTTGTAAAAAAAGCTGTTGGTCCAAAACCATCAAACGTGACTAACCCCAAAATCAAAGGGCAAATTTTTTTCGATAAAAATTCAAACGGAGTTCGTGATACTAACGAACCCGGAGTAGCAGGATGGAAAGTTTATTTGCGTGGTTCGGATACGATTGATTTTTTAACCGATGCGATGGGAATTTATAGTTTTGATTCATTAACAACCGGCTCATATACTGTAAGTCTTGAATCCAAACCACCTTGGCAGTTAACATTGCCAATTTCTTCAGGAACCTATAACGTATCAATTACTACAACTACTGATAGTATAGTATGTAATTTTGGTTTATTTGCAAATGATGTAACTGAAGTTATTCTATCGGGTGGATGGAACCTCGTTTCTCTGCCAGTGAAATTACAGGATATTAATGCAAAAAATGTGTTTCCCACAGCTATCTCATCATTATTCGGTTTTACGGGTAGTTACTCTGTTGTTAATACTTTAGAATATGGTAAAGGTTATTTTGCCAAATTTAATTCACCGCAAAATTTATTGTTTGCAGGGGATACTTTTTTAATTGATACAGTGGAGGTTAATGCGGGGTGGAATCTTATTGGTTCAGTGAGTAGAGAAGTACCAGTGAGCAATATTTTAATTTCTCCTCCGGGTAATGTGGTATCCGACTTCTGGTACTTAAATCAAGAGTATCAAAAAACTGATAGAATAAAACCTGGGTATGGTTATTGGGTAAAGTTCTCGCAGCCGGGCTTAATAATTTTTAACGCTAATACTTTTTAA
- a CDS encoding LacI family DNA-binding transcriptional regulator — MSVTIKDVAKSANVSIATVSRVLNNSNIVEEVTKKRVQEVIQELSYLPNKLGRSLSLKRTEAIGLILPDLFGEFFSEVIRGVDQTAQHHKYHLLVSSSHDDRKEIEAALQMIRGRVDGLIIMSADIDVRTINKNLPKSLPIVLLNCQVDDTSYDSLNINNYFGAYQMVSHLISHGHKSISIIKGPVNNHDAEERLRGYRQALSDGKVRIDSELEYLGDFSEASGYDAAKTMLKKKTRPTALFAANDSMVIGALSAIQEAGVQVPEDIALAGFDDIPIVQFVKPSLSSVRVSINELGILAVNRLIQAIHEKNKFIKQKTLVSVDIIPRESCGCPKPNIIPFYRKQP, encoded by the coding sequence ATGAGTGTAACTATTAAAGATGTAGCGAAGAGTGCAAACGTTTCTATAGCAACGGTATCGCGGGTACTCAATAACAGTAATATCGTCGAGGAGGTTACAAAAAAACGTGTGCAAGAGGTAATTCAGGAATTGAGCTACTTGCCGAATAAACTCGGGAGAAGTTTAAGTTTAAAACGTACGGAGGCAATTGGTTTGATACTCCCTGATTTATTCGGGGAATTCTTCTCTGAGGTGATCCGCGGTGTAGATCAAACTGCACAGCATCATAAATATCATCTCCTTGTTTCCAGTTCACACGATGACCGTAAAGAAATTGAAGCTGCCCTACAAATGATTCGAGGTAGAGTCGATGGCTTGATAATCATGTCTGCCGATATAGACGTTCGAACAATAAATAAAAACCTTCCTAAATCTCTCCCTATCGTTCTTTTAAATTGTCAAGTTGACGATACATCATACGATTCACTAAACATAAACAATTATTTCGGGGCTTATCAGATGGTGAGTCATCTTATAAGCCACGGGCACAAAAGCATCTCCATTATTAAAGGACCCGTGAATAATCATGATGCTGAGGAAAGGCTGCGCGGATACCGGCAAGCACTGAGTGATGGCAAAGTACGAATTGATTCAGAACTTGAATACCTTGGCGATTTTTCAGAAGCTTCAGGATACGATGCAGCGAAGACAATGCTTAAAAAGAAAACCAGACCCACCGCATTATTTGCAGCAAACGATTCAATGGTTATTGGTGCCTTGAGTGCTATACAAGAAGCTGGCGTCCAGGTTCCCGAAGATATAGCATTAGCGGGATTTGATGACATTCCGATCGTGCAATTTGTAAAACCGTCGTTAAGTTCAGTACGTGTTAGTATTAATGAGTTAGGAATTTTAGCTGTTAACAGATTAATTCAAGCTATCCATGAAAAAAACAAATTCATTAAACAAAAAACATTGGTTTCGGTTGATATTATTCCAAGAGAGTCGTGTGGCTGTCCGAAACCTAATATAATTCCTTTTTACAGGAAACAACCATAA
- a CDS encoding glycosyl hydrolase family 18 protein, with translation MKLLAIIILNVFLTISVSFGQSSRGSTTFWVSAYLPSWEVNMGSGTPSNYGQLPIANIDWTAFTHVIMFAASANTNGTLSYGNLLPSRRKPFNIIARSNGRPVILAIGGAGGEGWGEACSPTNINTFLKNVLAELDTSQYDGLDLDIEPFRNTGTINDTTRIGPFIRRLYDSLQVRSQYLDPTKKPLLTTAILPGWAGEWWAKHEHLFDQINIMTYDMAQSLGWGVDRTWHNNAIYGPQPPTGTNLYYTSIQTRWLDQMYKRGGKNRSKYGIGIDFNGTLYRGGTVLNDVLKGVHEPKQRWVVTPTFTWDYDFDVMFATYLDTATAATKRYDTEAQAAYLSILSNDGNPANEVKVSYTDSTQIHRIIQYARDSSMGGVILWNIGEAYLPSKYPNRDRMLQFVKNAVVGTEILSADEPVHTADISNYSLLQNYPNPFNPTTKIHYQLPFESRVKLTVYNIVGRELVTLVNEVQNPGNKSVIWNGINSKGQLVTSGTYFYRIEMSSLYNPQENFTQVKQMTIIK, from the coding sequence ATGAAACTATTAGCTATAATTATATTGAACGTTTTTTTGACAATATCCGTATCTTTTGGTCAATCAAGCCGTGGGAGTACAACTTTTTGGGTAAGTGCCTATTTACCTTCTTGGGAAGTTAATATGGGTTCAGGAACTCCGTCTAATTATGGACAGTTACCAATTGCAAACATTGATTGGACTGCCTTTACACACGTTATTATGTTTGCAGCAAGTGCTAATACGAATGGGACTTTGAGTTATGGTAATTTGTTACCATCAAGAAGAAAACCGTTTAATATAATTGCACGTTCTAACGGCAGACCTGTCATATTAGCTATCGGAGGAGCCGGTGGAGAAGGTTGGGGCGAAGCTTGCAGTCCGACAAACATTAATACTTTTTTAAAAAATGTTTTAGCAGAATTAGATACAAGTCAATACGATGGACTTGATTTGGATATTGAACCGTTTAGAAATACCGGCACTATTAATGATACGACTCGTATCGGTCCCTTCATTCGCAGACTATACGATTCACTTCAAGTTAGAAGTCAGTATCTCGACCCGACAAAAAAGCCATTATTGACTACAGCCATATTGCCTGGATGGGCTGGGGAGTGGTGGGCTAAACACGAGCATTTATTTGACCAGATCAATATAATGACTTATGATATGGCACAATCTTTAGGCTGGGGTGTAGATAGAACCTGGCATAATAACGCAATATATGGTCCACAACCTCCTACAGGAACTAACCTTTATTACACATCCATCCAAACACGTTGGTTAGACCAAATGTATAAAAGGGGTGGGAAGAATAGAAGTAAATACGGCATTGGAATTGATTTTAACGGGACGTTATATCGAGGTGGAACTGTCTTGAACGATGTTTTAAAAGGTGTTCACGAACCGAAACAAAGATGGGTAGTAACCCCGACATTTACGTGGGATTATGATTTTGATGTTATGTTTGCGACATATTTAGATACAGCAACTGCTGCTACAAAGCGATACGATACAGAAGCACAGGCGGCATATTTAAGTATATTATCGAACGATGGCAATCCCGCAAACGAAGTAAAGGTAAGTTATACAGATTCAACCCAGATACATCGCATTATCCAATATGCGAGAGATTCGAGTATGGGTGGTGTAATTTTATGGAATATCGGCGAGGCATATCTTCCAAGCAAATATCCTAATAGGGACAGAATGCTTCAGTTTGTAAAAAATGCAGTAGTGGGTACAGAAATTCTCTCGGCAGATGAGCCAGTACACACGGCTGATATTTCAAATTATTCACTGTTACAAAACTATCCGAATCCATTTAACCCAACAACAAAAATTCATTATCAACTGCCGTTTGAGAGTAGAGTAAAATTGACAGTGTACAATATAGTCGGTCGAGAACTCGTTACTCTTGTAAACGAAGTCCAAAACCCGGGAAATAAATCGGTAATTTGGAATGGAATCAACAGTAAAGGTCAATTAGTAACTTCTGGCACATATTTTTATCGGATTGAAATGAGTTCGTTATACAACCCACAAGAGAATTTTACACAGGTTAAGCAGATGACTATTATAAAATAA
- a CDS encoding glycosyltransferase, translated as MNIKLHKKKMPDSKRSYFFLILSCSGGAGHIRAAEALHRTAPLTHLPINTEHYNVLDFTSKIFKRLYSESYLQMVNRVPELWGYLYEHSERKPYHKKGIIKSFDRLNYKRYLRTLLKLKPDAIICTHFLPYISVSSELRKNNITAPVFAVTTDFDIHQLWVDPIIERYFVYHEESAWQLQSKKVPAEKITIAGIPLMPEFRSKGKQKNVRIKLGINPDQFTVLVLSGGFGIGRVKEIVEQTATTLAEFDRMNFNLLIVCGKNTKVQAEIQAVNFPCNINPYIYGFIDNMHEFMDASDLLISKAGGLTSSEAMAKSLPILIIDPIPGQESRNTDIIVEYGAGWKAINLHNLSYKLRRILKTPVILSRARKATQRLGKPNAASTILKNVYEYLRLKEK; from the coding sequence ATGAATATCAAACTTCATAAAAAGAAAATGCCTGATAGTAAGAGATCTTATTTCTTCCTGATTCTTTCATGTTCCGGAGGAGCTGGGCATATACGAGCCGCAGAAGCTCTGCACCGCACCGCACCATTGACACATCTTCCAATCAACACTGAGCATTACAACGTGCTTGATTTTACATCAAAGATTTTTAAAAGGTTGTACTCTGAATCTTATCTCCAAATGGTAAACCGTGTACCGGAATTATGGGGTTATCTATATGAACATTCGGAACGAAAACCATACCACAAGAAAGGCATCATAAAATCTTTCGACCGACTAAATTACAAGCGCTATCTAAGAACACTTCTTAAATTAAAACCGGATGCAATTATCTGCACACACTTCCTCCCATACATTTCCGTATCGAGTGAGTTGCGGAAGAATAATATTACAGCACCGGTCTTCGCTGTAACAACCGATTTTGATATTCACCAGTTGTGGGTCGATCCGATTATTGAAAGGTATTTTGTTTACCATGAAGAGTCTGCATGGCAATTACAGTCAAAGAAAGTACCGGCAGAAAAAATCACTATAGCTGGGATACCTTTAATGCCTGAATTCCGGTCGAAAGGAAAACAGAAAAACGTCCGCATTAAACTCGGTATTAATCCGGATCAGTTTACTGTGCTGGTGCTATCGGGTGGTTTCGGTATTGGACGAGTGAAGGAAATAGTCGAACAGACAGCTACGACGCTTGCTGAATTCGATAGAATGAATTTCAACTTACTAATTGTTTGTGGAAAGAATACGAAAGTCCAGGCAGAAATTCAGGCGGTCAATTTTCCGTGTAATATCAATCCATACATTTATGGGTTCATCGACAATATGCACGAATTTATGGATGCCTCCGATCTTCTTATCTCCAAAGCCGGCGGACTAACATCATCGGAAGCAATGGCAAAATCATTACCGATTCTCATTATCGATCCGATTCCAGGACAAGAGAGTCGAAACACTGATATTATAGTTGAATACGGTGCCGGTTGGAAAGCAATCAATCTTCATAATTTATCTTATAAACTCCGGCGAATTCTTAAAACCCCGGTTATACTCAGCCGAGCACGCAAAGCTACTCAACGCCTCGGAAAACCGAATGCTGCTTCTACAATACTAAAGAATGTTTACGAATATCTTCGTCTAAAGGAGAAGTAA
- a CDS encoding T9SS type A sorting domain-containing protein, whose amino-acid sequence MKHNYILVMILLAGILIIIPQTKAQANDPLVMVAKLADGNIVIDGKLDETDWGAAKPYLKFGPDPILSPYEQPITNGTLVRGIYSDTSHASVKFLRKGMSLFLGIESKDKSVGCFGDSWEGDGLFMKIKNAAGQEKEFKLYYNAPGRYGTASADSAVYETGGIPITYGKGVGLVFGTTIPYDTTQEDNGYFLELEIYLDSLGFTSNVDTLDVTINIFDPDGYHFDAQPWVGPDSRTFHKTWWGTEWGPANRKIFLQPNRPYDDPRVMAAKAVVGSITVDGKLNEPEWMFAKPYLKFGPYPAVTTDEKSVTGGVLVRGAYWDPSYAAVKFLRKGMSLFLGIESKDNSVGSFGDSWEGDGLFMKIKNAAGQEKEFKLYYNAPGRYATASADSAVYETGGIPVTYGKGIGLVTSGTIPYDTTQLDNGYSLELEIKLDSLGFTSSIDSLDVMINIFDPDGYHSGSQPWVGPDSRVFHKTWWGNEWGPTNRKIYLEPQRAYDDPSTMLAKASLGSIVVDGKMDEPDWSYAKPYLKFGPNPAVTTDELSVTGGVLVRGAYWDPSYATVKFLRRGMSLFIGIESKDQSVGSFGDSWEGDGLFMKIKNAAGQEKEFKLYYNAPGRYGTASADSAVYETGGIPVTYGKGVGLVTSGTIPYDTTQMDNGYTLELEIKLDSLGFTSSIDSLDVMINIFDPDGYHTGTQPWVGPDSRVFHKTWWGSEWGPANRKIYLQPERPYDDPRVLVAKAASEEIDVDGKLSESDWVTAKPNLRFGPNPLLGSDEFSVTGGALVRGAYWDPSYATVKFLRRDMSLFIGIESEDQSVGSFGDSWEGDGLFMKIKNATGQDKEFKLFYNAPGRHNTASADSAVYETGGIPITYGKGVGLVTDGTIPYDTTQMDNGYTLELEIKLDSLGFTSSVDSLDVMINIFDPDGYHTGSQPWIGPDSRSYHKTWWGSEWGPAMRKIYLSPTVNVDGGKEVPTSFALSQNYPNPFNPSTTIKYALPSRSHVLLKVFNTLGQEVATLVNEEQSVGYHSVNFNASSASGGLSSGMYFYRLIAKASSSGQAGTYVEIKKMVIVK is encoded by the coding sequence ATGAAACATAATTACATATTAGTGATGATTTTGTTGGCTGGTATTTTAATTATTATACCACAAACTAAAGCACAGGCTAACGACCCACTAGTAATGGTGGCAAAGTTAGCAGATGGAAATATTGTTATTGATGGCAAGCTCGATGAAACCGATTGGGGAGCGGCAAAACCATATTTGAAATTTGGACCTGACCCGATTCTATCACCTTATGAACAGCCTATAACAAACGGTACGCTCGTCCGAGGTATATATTCGGATACAAGCCATGCTTCTGTGAAATTTTTACGAAAAGGGATGAGTCTTTTTCTTGGTATCGAATCAAAAGATAAATCTGTCGGTTGTTTCGGAGATAGTTGGGAAGGCGATGGATTATTTATGAAGATAAAAAATGCAGCCGGACAAGAGAAAGAATTCAAACTTTATTATAATGCACCTGGCAGATACGGTACGGCAAGCGCTGATAGCGCAGTTTATGAAACAGGCGGCATTCCGATTACTTACGGAAAAGGAGTTGGATTAGTGTTTGGTACAACAATTCCTTATGACACTACGCAAGAAGATAACGGATATTTTCTTGAACTTGAGATCTATCTTGATTCACTCGGGTTCACTTCGAATGTTGATACTTTAGATGTAACGATTAATATTTTTGATCCCGATGGTTATCATTTCGATGCGCAGCCATGGGTTGGACCTGACTCTAGAACATTTCATAAAACCTGGTGGGGTACAGAGTGGGGACCGGCAAATCGGAAAATTTTTCTACAACCCAACCGACCGTATGATGATCCGCGCGTAATGGCTGCGAAAGCAGTGGTGGGAAGTATCACTGTCGATGGAAAATTAAATGAACCTGAATGGATGTTTGCAAAACCGTACCTAAAATTCGGACCGTATCCGGCTGTAACTACTGATGAAAAATCGGTAACTGGCGGCGTTCTCGTCCGAGGCGCTTATTGGGATCCGAGCTATGCGGCCGTTAAGTTTTTACGAAAAGGAATGAGCCTCTTCCTGGGTATTGAATCAAAAGATAATTCTGTTGGCAGCTTCGGAGATAGTTGGGAAGGTGACGGATTGTTTATGAAGATAAAAAATGCAGCGGGACAAGAGAAAGAATTCAAACTTTATTACAATGCACCTGGCAGATACGCTACGGCGAGCGCTGATAGTGCAGTTTATGAAACAGGCGGCATTCCGGTTACTTACGGAAAAGGGATAGGCCTTGTAACGAGTGGAACAATTCCTTATGACACCACTCAATTAGATAATGGTTACTCGCTCGAATTAGAAATAAAGTTAGATTCACTCGGATTTACATCGAGTATAGATTCCTTAGATGTCATGATCAATATTTTTGATCCCGATGGTTATCATTCAGGTTCGCAGCCCTGGGTTGGTCCTGACAGCAGGGTATTTCACAAAACCTGGTGGGGAAATGAATGGGGACCGACGAACAGAAAAATTTATCTTGAACCACAGCGTGCTTATGATGATCCTTCAACTATGTTGGCAAAAGCATCCTTGGGAAGCATTGTAGTTGACGGAAAAATGGATGAACCAGATTGGAGTTATGCAAAACCGTATCTCAAATTTGGTCCGAATCCGGCAGTTACTACTGATGAGCTTTCTGTAACAGGTGGTGTTCTCGTCCGTGGCGCTTACTGGGATCCGAGTTATGCTACTGTAAAATTCTTGCGCAGAGGTATGAGTTTATTTATAGGCATTGAATCGAAAGACCAATCTGTCGGCAGCTTCGGTGATAGTTGGGAAGGCGACGGTCTGTTTATGAAAATAAAAAATGCAGCTGGACAAGAGAAAGAATTCAAACTTTATTACAATGCACCTGGTAGATACGGTACGGCGAGCGCTGATAGCGCGGTTTATGAAACAGGTGGCATTCCGGTTACTTACGGAAAAGGTGTAGGTCTTGTAACAAGCGGCACAATTCCGTACGACACCACCCAAATGGATAACGGTTACACACTAGAATTAGAAATAAAGTTAGATTCACTCGGATTTACATCGAGTATCGATTCCTTAGATGTTATGATCAATATATTTGATCCCGATGGGTATCATACGGGTACTCAACCTTGGGTCGGACCTGATTCACGCGTATTTCACAAAACTTGGTGGGGCAGCGAGTGGGGTCCTGCAAATCGGAAGATATATTTACAACCAGAACGACCGTATGATGATCCAAGAGTTTTAGTAGCCAAAGCCGCAAGCGAGGAGATTGATGTGGATGGAAAACTCTCCGAATCCGATTGGGTAACTGCAAAACCCAACTTAAGGTTCGGTCCAAATCCATTACTTGGTTCGGATGAATTTTCCGTTACTGGGGGCGCTCTTGTTCGAGGGGCTTACTGGGATCCGAGTTATGCAACTGTAAAGTTCTTGCGAAGAGATATGAGTTTATTTATAGGAATTGAATCGGAAGACCAATCTGTTGGCAGCTTCGGCGATAGCTGGGAAGGCGATGGACTTTTTATGAAGATAAAGAATGCAACAGGACAAGATAAGGAATTCAAACTTTTTTACAATGCACCGGGCCGACACAATACAGCGAGCGCTGATAGCGCAGTTTACGAAACAGGCGGCATTCCGATTACCTACGGAAAAGGCGTAGGTCTTGTAACGGATGGAACAATTCCATATGACACCACTCAAATGGATAATGGTTACACTCTTGAGCTGGAAATAAAGTTAGATTCACTCGGATTTACATCGAGTGTCGATTCATTAGATGTTATGATAAATATTTTTGATCCTGATGGATATCATACAGGTAGTCAACCTTGGATCGGACCTGATTCAAGATCATACCACAAAACTTGGTGGGGAAGTGAGTGGGGACCGGCGATGAGAAAAATATATCTATCACCCACTGTAAATGTTGACGGAGGAAAAGAAGTTCCAACAAGTTTTGCACTTTCCCAAAACTATCCGAATCCATTCAATCCTTCGACTACAATTAAGTATGCGCTTCCTTCACGCTCACACGTTTTGTTGAAAGTTTTTAACACACTCGGGCAGGAAGTTGCAACTTTGGTAAATGAGGAACAATCAGTGGGTTATCATTCGGTGAATTTCAATGCATCGTCTGCCTCAGGCGGATTATCGAGCGGTATGTATTTCTACCGACTTATTGCCAAAGCCAGCTCTTCTGGACAAGCTGGAACTTATGTTGAAATAAAGAAAATGGTTATCGTCAAATAA